From the genome of Cryptococcus neoformans var. neoformans B-3501A chromosome 1, whole genome shotgun sequence, one region includes:
- a CDS encoding hypothetical protein (Match to EST gb|CF192630.1|CF192630; HMMPfam hit to Monooxygenase, Monooxygenase, score: 90.5, E(): 4.1e-24) has product MAPILADDLRIHIIGAGMGGMGSALALAKQGYTNIHVWESAREIGEVGAGINITPNLSRILDGWGVLDIARAEAVALDGASVLRCAEDDVLTSVDFQYIEKEFGYPFYVVHRSALQKCLVTGAMDSGVVKLHLGKLIKEWDFDNNRFFVTSRDQANGTANGNGSTGEWVEGDVILAADGVKSKARGAMLKRKGEEDHVEDTGQAAYRIIVKRSMINEDPELLPFFTGSHSYRWIGEKRHIIAYPIASHDLFNMSTAHPDRRFVEADSWTASGSKEEMLDMFHDFCPRVQKLLRTVPEDSVLEWKLRVHTPLSHWVDGNTALVGDACHPTLPHLAQGAAQAVEDAAVLGVVLSKIKSKEEIHKALLVYQALRKPRADWAVLTAAANGKGLHLGAGKDQEARDAAFRQAKKEGGENPDKAIDQLTQKILYAHDCAKEAEERYAELLAEVV; this is encoded by the exons ATGGCACCTATTCTTGCAGACGATCTTCGCATTCACAT CATTGGCGCCGGTATGGGAGGTATGGGTTCTGCCCTCGCTCTCGCCAAACAAGGTTATACCAACATCCACGTTTGGGAATCTGCTAGAGAAATTGGAGAGGTTGGCGCTGGTATCAACATTACCCCTAACCTTTCTCGTATTCTCGACGGCTGGGGAGTTTTGGACATTGCCAGGGCGGAAGCTGTTGCTCTCGATGGCGCTAGTGTACTTA GGTGCGCTGAGGACGACGTTTTGACTTCTGTCGACTTCCAGTACATCGAGAAGGAATTCGGCTACCCCTTCTAC GTTGTCCACCGATCCGCCCTTCAAAAATGTCTCGTTACCGGTGCCATGGACTCTGGCGTCGTCAAGCTTCACTTGGGTAAACTCATCAAGGAGTGGGACTTTGACAACAACCGATTTTTCGTTACCAGCCGGGACCAGGCGAACGGCACTGCCAACGGTAACGGCTCTACTGGCGAGTGGGTGGAAGGTGATGTTATATTGGCTGCGGATGGTGTTAAGAGCAAGGCTCGAGGAGCTATGTTGAAAcgaaagggagaggaggatcaCG TTGAGGACACTGGCCAGGCTGCCTATCGAATCATCGTCAAGCGATCCATGATCAACGAGGATCCCGAGCTGttgcccttcttcaccgGCTCTCACTCTTACCGATGGATTGGCGAGAAACGACACATCATT GCTTACCCCATCGCCTCACACGACCTTTTCAACATGTCCACCGCCCACCCCGACCGTCGATTCGTCGAAGCCGACTCCTGGACTGCTTCTGGTtccaaggaagaaatgCTGGACATGTTCCACGATTTCTGCCCTCG AGTCCAAAAGCTCCTTCGTACCGTTCCCGAAGACTCTGTTCTTGAGTGGAAGCTCCGAGTTCATACCCCCTTATCCCACTGGGTCGACGGTAACACGGCGTTGGTTGGTGACGCTTGCCACCCTACTCTTCCCCACTTGGCTCAAGGTGCCGCTCAAGCTGTCGAAGACGCTGCTGTTCTCGGTGTCGTTCTCAGCAAAATTAAGTCCAAGGAGGAGATCCACAAGGCTCTGCTCGTGTACCAG GCTCTCAGGAAACCTCGTGCGGACTGGGCTGTGTTGACCGCGGCTGCCAATGGTAAGGGCTTGCACCTGGGCGCCGGTAAGGACCAGGAAGCTAGAGACGCTGCTTTCAGacaagcgaagaaggagggtggTGAGAACCCCGACAAGGCCATCGACCA ATTGACCCAGAAGATATTATACGCTCACGACTGCGCGAAGGAGGCTGAGGAGCGATACGCGGAGCTTCTTGCTGAGGTTGTTTAA
- a CDS encoding hypothetical protein (Match to ESTs gb|CF191944.1|CF191944, gb|CF191495.1|CF191495; HMMPfam hit to SURF6, Surfeit locus protein 6, score: 44.4, E(): 3.1e-10) translates to MTTAAQPAPDIMESLEKHNAAFTTLLSLIPAQYYIAADPEVADSKWMKNKKRKTGEEIKENKKKVKQAKLDPSKNLTTAEILAQNNNGEKSPEESSDAIAGPSTNLTPLPPTASISELRAKLQQRLKTFRSRRGAGDGEETNDGASVSSRDALEEERRRKRGEMRDRRRNERKEERRKEREGKAEKKEKKAAQQGPDDVKAKTAKTQLIVPQPKNTINDEDLSFPAISLPSKQSDKSGTHLKRISNPSQALAHLEKHKAKLAAMPEDKRAEIEEKERWAKAEERAKGGKVADQEKVLKNAVKRKEKTKTKSSKEWAERKRELEKSNAISLKKRNDNIAKRAEERRNKRTGGSKDKGKGKGSKKGRPGFEGKKGKK, encoded by the exons ATGACGACCGCTGCCCAGCCCGCCCCCGACATCATGGAATCCCTTGAAAAGCACAATGCTGCTTTCAccaccctcctctctcttaTCCCTGCTCAATACTACATTGCCGCCGATCCCGAGGTT GCCGATAGCAAGTGgatgaagaacaagaagagaaagactGGTGAGGAAATCAAAGAGaataagaagaaggtcaagCAGGCCAAA CTCGACCCTTCAAAGAACCTCACCACCGCCGAAATTTTAGCCCAGAACAACAATGGAGAAAAATCTCCCGAAGAGTCCTCGGATGCTATCGCTGGACCATCTACCAATCTcactcctctcccacctactgcttccatctccgAACTTCGTGCCAAACTCCAACAGCGTCTCAAGACATTCCGTTCCCGCCGAGGAGCCGGCGACGGCGAAGAGACCAACGACGGAGCTTCAGTCTCTTCAAGAGAtgctttggaggaggaaaggaggaggaagaggggtgAGATGAGAGAccgaagaaggaatgagcgaaaggaggagaggaggaaagagagggaaggtaaagcagagaagaaggagaagaaggctgctcAGCAAGGGCCAGACGACGTGAAAGCGAAGACAGCGAAGACCCAGTTGATCGTGCCTCAACCTAAGAACACTATCAATGACGAAgacctttccttccctgCCATCTCACTCCCGTCCAAGCAGTCCGACAAATCCGGCACCCATCTCAAACGGATCTCCAATCCTTCCCAGGCTCTTGCCCATTTGGAGAAACACAAGGCCAAATTGGCCGCGATGCCAGAGGATAAGAGGGCTgagattgaggagaaggagagatgggCGAAAGCTGAGGAGAGAGCgaagggtggaaaggttgCCGATCAGGAAAAGGTGCTCAAAAATGCTGTtaagaggaaggaaaagacaaaaacGAAGAGTTCCAAGGAGTG GGCTGAACGAAAGCGCGAACTTGAGAAATCAAACGCCATCTCCCTCAAGAAGCGTAACGACAACATTGCCAAGCGTgcagaggagaggaggaacaaGCGTACGGGGGGTAGCAAGGAtaagggaaaggggaagggttCCAAGAAGGGGCGACCCGGCTTTGaggggaaaaaggggaagaagtga
- a CDS encoding hypothetical protein (HMMPfam hit to Glyco_hydro_88, Glycosyl Hydrolase Family 88, score: 252.7, E(): 6.3e-73) yields MTSASNTAEEIFTVQAKAQLDSEKPQASSVPSSPLTLDLDSDKATQLINLLTDGLVSIRDEEGRFLLKLDDGTLIDTKGWEHPTVFSWEWTHGIALTALCHHSAISPSSPASQKSLDTAIAWFNSQYARTSGKGAPKNINTFSPFYALASFLDDGREKDEQGKWRAWCEDWAQWVVRDDGLPKTEEGGFQHITYANAHPQNLWDDTLMMSAIPLAKIGILLNQPSWIDEAVYQFLLHIRYLADPVTGLWYHGWEFTPGKQGRAAELEGGQGWKGGKNGHNFARAFWARGNCWITLAIPMLLSILSPSSSSSSSPHPKPLHPTDPTARFLIQTWTRQVDALISLQDPNSGMWHTLLDDPQSYVETSASAGFVAGIYMGLRMGLLPPSKAPSYRTAADAALAAILTQIQPDGQVANVSFGTGMGETLQFYRDIAITPMPYGQALVMHALVEWERLNEQGK; encoded by the exons ATGACCAGCGCCAGCAACACCGCAGAAGAGATCTTCACCGTCCAGGCCAAAGCCCAGCTCGACTCTGAAAAACCTCAGGCGTCCTCCGTCCCCAGCTCCCCGCTCACGCTCGACCTCGACAGCGACAAGGCGACACAGCTGATTAATCTCCTGACAGATGGGCTCGTTTCCATcagggatgaagaagggaggtTTCTGTTAAAGT TGGACGACGGGACATTGATCGATACCAAGGGCTGGGAACACCCGACCGTGTTCTCCTGGGAGTGGACACACGGCATCGCCTTGACCGCTCTCTGCCAC CACTCTGCcatctcgccctcctcccccgcctCCCAAAAATCCCTAGACACTGCCATCGCCTGGTTCAACTCCCAATACGCCCGTACATCAGGCAAAGGCGCTCCCAAAAACATCAACACCTTTTCGCCCTTTTACGCCTTGGCCTCCTTCTTGGACGATGGGCGGGAAAAGGACGAACAAGGGAAATGGAGAGCGTGGTGTGAGGATTGGGCGCAGTGGGTCGTGCGAGACGATGGCTTGCCAAAGACCGAGGAAGGTGGATTCCAGCACA TAACCTACGCCAACGCCCATCCTCAAAACCTCTGGGACGACACACTCATGATGTCCGCCATCCCGCTCGCCAAAATCggcatcctcctcaaccaGCCCTCATGGATCGACGAAGCGGTATACCAATTCCTATTACATATCCGATACCTCGCCGACCCCGTCACCGGGCTATGGTACCACGGCTGGGAGTTTACCCCCGGTAAACAAGGTCGCGCGGCGGAACTGGAAGGTGGACAAGggtggaagggagggaagaatggaCATAATTTCGCGAGAGCATTCTGGGCAAGAGGTAATTGTTGGATCACACTAGCCATCCCTATGCtgctctccatcctctccccctcctcctcctcttcgtcttccccCCACCCGAAACCCCTCCACCCAACCGACCCCACCGCccgcttcctcatccaaaCATGGACCCGCCAAGTCGACgccctcatctccctccaAGACCCCAACTCTGGCATGTGGCACACCCTCCTCGACGATCCCCAGAGCTATGTCGAAACAAGCGCTAGTGCCGGGTTTGTAGCCGGGATATATATGGGTTTGAGAATG GGCCTCCTCCCACCATCCAAAGCCCCTTCCTACCGCACCGCAGCAGACGCCGCCCTCGCCGCCATCCTCACCCAAATCCAACCCGACGGCCAGGTCGCCAACGTCTCCTTTGGCACAGGTATGGGCGAAACCCTCCAGTTTTACAGAGATATTGCGATTACGCCGATGCCGTATGGGCAAGCGCTGGTTATGCATGCTTTGGTGGAATGGGAGAGGTTGAATGAGCAAGGCAAGtag